In a genomic window of Sulfurisphaera tokodaii str. 7:
- a CDS encoding MFS transporter, protein MKNYIHATIVSTLAWAGNIYDLLLLTFVYSFFEKVYGLNYFDFSILFALGLIGRAIGGTYFGRLADKIGRKPILAIGTAGYSVFQIILAFSPNSLILFVARFLQGIFMGAQWTAGTVLAYENAPVNLRGIVTGIVQAGYGIGYALTGLTYIILGNEPRLFLITGALPLILLPYIKIINETKFSSFTFKPRYNDYLSLLIKATAGMSGMFLAYFSVFGNYTLVAEKYLNMNSITLGLLITLSNLGLAASFILFGRLADKVDKRKLIYIGVSGLLVSLPLAVPIFIKSIIISEIGILIYAFSTGFWPLMPLLLAEAVPTEVRGMLSGLSYNIGGFVGGIGNIILGIIEIELGLRALIDTINFFGFFALALVLVSVITWPKSKSPAIMYSD, encoded by the coding sequence ATGAAAAATTATATCCATGCTACAATAGTATCTACTTTAGCATGGGCTGGAAATATTTACGATTTGTTATTATTAACATTTGTCTATTCGTTCTTCGAAAAAGTTTATGGTCTTAATTATTTTGACTTCTCAATTCTTTTCGCTTTAGGTCTTATTGGTAGAGCTATTGGCGGGACATATTTTGGAAGATTAGCAGATAAAATTGGAAGGAAACCAATTTTAGCCATTGGGACAGCTGGTTATTCTGTCTTTCAGATTATACTAGCTTTTTCACCAAATTCTCTAATTCTCTTTGTAGCAAGATTTCTGCAAGGAATTTTCATGGGTGCTCAATGGACTGCTGGAACTGTATTAGCTTATGAGAACGCTCCAGTTAATTTAAGAGGCATTGTAACTGGGATTGTACAAGCTGGTTATGGAATAGGTTATGCCTTAACTGGGTTAACATACATTATCCTAGGAAATGAACCAAGATTATTCTTAATCACTGGTGCTTTACCCTTAATCTTACTACCTTACATAAAAATTATTAACGAAACTAAATTTTCTTCATTTACCTTTAAGCCCAGATATAACGATTACTTGAGTCTCTTGATCAAAGCTACTGCTGGCATGAGTGGTATGTTCCTTGCCTATTTTTCAGTATTCGGAAATTATACTTTAGTTGCTGAAAAATATTTGAATATGAATAGCATAACTTTGGGATTACTGATAACATTAAGTAACTTAGGACTAGCGGCATCTTTCATTTTATTTGGAAGACTTGCTGATAAAGTAGATAAAAGAAAGTTAATTTATATTGGTGTATCTGGATTACTAGTATCTTTACCGCTAGCTGTACCAATTTTTATTAAATCTATAATAATATCTGAGATTGGAATTTTGATTTATGCATTTTCCACAGGTTTTTGGCCTTTAATGCCATTATTACTAGCTGAAGCAGTTCCTACTGAAGTCAGAGGAATGCTATCTGGATTATCTTATAATATTGGCGGATTTGTAGGAGGGATAGGTAATATAATTCTAGGAATTATAGAAATAGAACTAGGATTAAGAGCTCTTATAGATACAATTAACTTTTTTGGATTTTTTGCTTTAGCATTAGTATTAGTTAGCGTAATAACGTGGCCAAAGAGCAAATCTCCTGCAATTATGTATTCAGACTAG
- a CDS encoding DUF5658 family protein: MRIEKPLLMSLLTFFSSLDILTTYVGISKGLTEDNVFLSSFGSEMFIVMTILKISVIALSYILLKKGYVLPVIIVMAMMAFAVINNFTLLF, encoded by the coding sequence ATGAGAATTGAAAAACCGTTACTGATGTCATTACTCACATTTTTCTCTTCGCTTGATATTTTGACAACTTATGTTGGAATTAGCAAAGGTTTGACCGAAGATAATGTATTCCTTTCATCCTTCGGAAGCGAAATGTTTATTGTAATGACTATTCTGAAAATTAGTGTTATAGCATTATCTTATATTCTTCTTAAAAAAGGATATGTATTACCAGTAATCATCGTAATGGCTATGATGGCTTTTGCAGTAATAAATAACTTTACATTACTTTTCTAA
- a CDS encoding Zn-ribbon domain-containing OB-fold protein: MDGIPLLFKYSVPDKLYEKFWEGLKKGEIYTTKCKKCNTLYYPPRKDCEKCMSSDMEWVKLSNEGILMTYSIVKQKPQGFENYSDYTVGIARNSDGANLMCWVKGEAKVGKKVRLTTDGQRVICEVIK; the protein is encoded by the coding sequence ATGGATGGAATACCCCTCCTCTTCAAATACTCTGTTCCAGACAAACTGTATGAAAAATTCTGGGAAGGACTAAAGAAAGGTGAAATTTATACTACAAAGTGCAAGAAGTGTAATACTTTGTATTATCCTCCAAGGAAAGATTGTGAGAAATGTATGTCCTCAGATATGGAGTGGGTTAAACTTAGTAATGAGGGTATACTTATGACTTATAGTATTGTTAAGCAGAAACCTCAAGGATTTGAGAATTATAGTGATTATACTGTAGGGATTGCAAGAAATTCTGATGGTGCAAATCTAATGTGTTGGGTTAAAGGTGAAGCAAAAGTTGGTAAAAAAGTCAGATTAACAACAGACGGCCAAAGGGTTATTTGTGAGGTGATAAAATGA
- a CDS encoding sugar nucleotide-binding protein, which yields MLVGITSEGELGENIAKFFDKVIVITSPQKVLEERPDVVIHTFEIPYLEANNNRPLAWNINTWYAINIGRAANKVKAVNVYLSTFMIFDGKKGYYSETSTPNPINYYGLTKLVGESGIMSLGNYLVIRLGLLYSMQYKGLLFPFIKGILRGKRTIKCNSNFYVSPISINEASEIISLMVKKELRGVVNLGGKRKSLYEVCKDLGEMFEVEVIPTEGKYYDFSLDTWLLNSLGFSVRS from the coding sequence TTGCTCGTAGGAATTACTTCTGAGGGGGAGTTAGGAGAAAACATAGCCAAATTTTTTGATAAAGTCATAGTTATAACTTCTCCTCAAAAAGTTCTTGAAGAGAGACCAGATGTTGTTATTCACACATTTGAAATACCTTACTTGGAGGCAAACAATAATAGGCCTTTAGCTTGGAATATAAATACTTGGTATGCAATAAATATAGGTAGAGCAGCAAATAAAGTGAAAGCTGTTAACGTTTACTTATCTACCTTTATGATATTTGATGGAAAGAAAGGATATTACTCAGAAACTTCCACACCAAATCCGATAAATTATTATGGGCTAACAAAACTCGTAGGAGAATCTGGGATAATGAGTCTTGGTAATTATCTCGTAATTAGACTAGGCTTACTTTACTCAATGCAATATAAAGGACTACTTTTCCCCTTTATAAAGGGTATATTAAGGGGTAAGAGAACAATTAAATGTAATTCAAATTTTTATGTTTCACCTATATCAATAAATGAGGCAAGTGAAATAATTTCCTTAATGGTAAAGAAAGAATTGAGGGGTGTGGTAAACCTAGGTGGTAAGAGAAAGAGTTTATATGAAGTATGTAAAGATTTAGGTGAAATGTTTGAGGTAGAAGTTATACCAACTGAAGGTAAATATTATGATTTCTCATTAGATACGTGGCTATTGAATAGTCTTGGTTTTTCTGTCAGAAGTTAA
- a CDS encoding RsmB/NOP family class I SAM-dependent RNA methyltransferase, whose amino-acid sequence MEDFLSRVLYFAEKGYPLPVAYKKAKEVSRSVKDSYELARRLILSYYSLSGKSYRKKVREFLQKGVRIVLPEWFERELDGIYDIEKLKDSFLDRVIWIRVNTLKADEDKVIKSLENEGIILEKDKDIPYAYKVVKGDIRSTTEFKEFKVIIQDKASMAVIEALKPEKGELIFDMASAPGIKASLIMALTDNQSELVVSDVDRERLHKEIKFLHDVGVNMDKVHIIHQDSTSSSVIKADKVLLDAPCSSTGMISNEPTVLLKLTKQRVNELSELQKNLLNKALSISSYVIYATCSLLPQEGEYIVKEFNAKPPLSFASSNSLGNRFIPYLHQSEGFFISKVSG is encoded by the coding sequence GTGGAAGACTTCTTAAGCAGAGTGCTATACTTTGCTGAAAAGGGATATCCTCTGCCAGTTGCATACAAAAAAGCTAAGGAGGTGAGCAGAAGTGTAAAAGATTCTTACGAACTAGCTAGAAGGCTCATACTCTCTTATTATTCTCTATCAGGGAAAAGTTACAGGAAAAAAGTAAGAGAATTTTTACAAAAAGGGGTACGCATAGTCCTACCAGAGTGGTTTGAAAGGGAACTAGATGGTATTTATGATATAGAGAAATTAAAGGACTCTTTTCTTGATAGAGTAATTTGGATAAGGGTAAATACGTTAAAAGCTGATGAGGACAAAGTGATAAAGAGTTTAGAAAATGAGGGTATAATATTAGAAAAAGATAAAGATATTCCATATGCATATAAAGTGGTAAAAGGAGATATACGAAGTACTACTGAATTTAAAGAATTTAAAGTTATTATACAGGATAAAGCGAGTATGGCGGTAATTGAAGCTCTAAAACCTGAAAAAGGAGAGTTAATATTTGATATGGCTTCGGCTCCCGGAATAAAAGCGTCTCTGATTATGGCTTTGACTGATAATCAGAGCGAGTTAGTCGTATCTGATGTAGATAGGGAAAGATTACACAAAGAGATTAAATTTCTTCATGACGTAGGAGTTAATATGGATAAAGTTCACATCATTCATCAAGATTCTACATCTAGCAGTGTAATTAAGGCTGATAAAGTACTCTTAGATGCTCCTTGTAGCTCTACTGGAATGATAAGTAATGAGCCTACAGTTTTACTTAAGTTAACAAAACAAAGAGTAAATGAATTATCAGAATTGCAAAAGAATCTACTTAACAAAGCCCTTTCCATTTCGTCTTATGTAATCTATGCTACTTGTTCACTTTTACCTCAAGAAGGAGAATATATTGTAAAGGAATTTAACGCGAAACCTCCACTTAGCTTTGCCTCTTCCAATTCTTTGGGAAATAGATTTATTCCCTATCTTCATCAAAGCGAAGGTTTCTTCATATCGAAAGTCTCTGGATAA
- a CDS encoding phenylacetate--CoA ligase family protein, whose protein sequence is MILYDETDPKALTKDEIKVVQQFRFRRMIKRVLENSPFYRKVIKEKGLTVDDIKTPDDLVKLPFTTKDDLRKYAYPYGGDFLTVPLSEIVGWHMTSGTTGVPTVGAYTKSDIELWANLVARSLRTAGVTKDDIVANVYGYGLFTGGLGLHIGTQKIGAKVIPWSTGRTEALVKTLKEFKATVITGTPSYELYIAEKIREAGIDPEKDLDLRLAIPGAEAMTSEMLSRIEKELGLKVRGGGAREIYGLTEAIGPGVAQECPEDEHTKMHIWTDHFYVEIIDPETGERVGEGEEGELVITHLTREGMPLIRYRTRDMTKLEESEDDIPYPTISIIKGRVDDVIFYKGVKIYPTAINEVIMHYPEIKEYKIIITREPAKFEILVETDKPSEELRRKLAAEIQGVAFATPEIQFVSPNTLPRWEGKSKRVEIK, encoded by the coding sequence ATGATCTTATACGATGAGACAGATCCAAAAGCATTAACAAAAGATGAAATAAAAGTAGTACAACAATTTAGATTTAGAAGGATGATAAAAAGAGTATTAGAAAATAGTCCATTTTATCGCAAAGTAATAAAAGAGAAAGGTCTAACAGTTGATGATATTAAAACTCCAGACGATTTAGTAAAGTTACCTTTTACGACTAAAGATGATTTAAGAAAATATGCATATCCTTATGGTGGTGATTTCTTAACAGTTCCCTTAAGTGAAATTGTAGGATGGCATATGACAAGTGGTACCACTGGCGTTCCTACAGTGGGTGCTTATACAAAGAGCGATATTGAATTATGGGCAAATTTAGTCGCTAGGTCTTTAAGAACTGCGGGCGTTACTAAGGATGATATAGTTGCTAATGTATATGGATATGGACTATTCACTGGTGGCTTAGGATTGCATATTGGTACTCAGAAGATAGGGGCTAAAGTTATTCCATGGAGTACCGGGAGAACTGAGGCATTAGTTAAAACACTTAAAGAGTTTAAGGCAACAGTAATTACTGGAACGCCTTCTTACGAGCTTTATATTGCTGAAAAAATTAGAGAAGCGGGAATAGACCCTGAAAAGGACTTAGACTTAAGACTAGCTATACCGGGAGCTGAAGCCATGACTAGTGAAATGCTAAGTAGAATAGAGAAAGAACTAGGTTTAAAAGTTAGAGGAGGAGGAGCAAGGGAGATTTATGGGTTAACTGAAGCTATTGGCCCAGGTGTTGCACAAGAATGCCCAGAAGATGAACATACTAAAATGCATATATGGACGGATCATTTTTATGTGGAGATAATAGATCCAGAGACTGGAGAAAGAGTAGGTGAAGGAGAAGAAGGAGAATTGGTTATTACACATCTGACTAGAGAAGGTATGCCATTAATTCGCTACAGGACTAGGGATATGACAAAACTTGAGGAGAGCGAAGACGATATACCTTATCCAACAATCTCAATAATTAAAGGAAGAGTTGATGATGTTATATTCTATAAGGGGGTTAAGATTTATCCTACCGCTATCAATGAAGTTATTATGCATTATCCGGAGATTAAAGAGTATAAAATAATAATTACAAGAGAACCTGCAAAGTTTGAAATCTTGGTTGAAACAGATAAACCTTCAGAAGAATTAAGAAGGAAACTAGCTGCAGAAATTCAGGGTGTGGCTTTTGCTACTCCAGAGATACAGTTCGTCTCTCCAAATACTTTGCCAAGATGGGAAGGGAAATCAAAGAGAGTTGAAATTAAGTGA